Proteins from a genomic interval of Mesobacillus sp. S13:
- a CDS encoding ABC transporter permease: MDALRYALKRILLMIPILIGISILTFFISNTIPGDPARLAAGPYADAKVIEELQEKMGLNDPVYVQYFNYMKNLLQGDLGNSNYSHQPVMEDIKQYFPATLELTFFSMFITILIGIPLGVISASKKDKIADQFARVMALIGVAMPAFWLGIIFLLFFYLKLGVLPGSGRLDTGLAPPETITGMYTIDALLTGNWTVFKSALIHLVLPGITQAAVTIGMITRMTRSSMLEVLRSDYIRTAFAKGGSEKRVLYGHALRNGMMPIMTLLGMTFGHSLGGSVLVESVFSWPGLGKYAVNAITYLDFPAVMAVTILIAVLFIIVNLIIDILYQVVDPRLNYD; this comes from the coding sequence ATGGATGCATTACGTTATGCGCTAAAAAGGATTCTGCTCATGATTCCCATTCTAATTGGGATCAGCATATTAACTTTCTTCATCTCGAATACCATTCCCGGAGATCCGGCCCGTTTGGCTGCAGGGCCTTATGCAGATGCAAAGGTAATAGAGGAGCTGCAGGAAAAAATGGGCCTCAATGATCCGGTGTATGTACAGTATTTCAATTATATGAAAAATTTGCTCCAAGGGGATTTAGGGAATTCTAACTATTCACATCAACCTGTCATGGAAGATATCAAACAATATTTTCCGGCAACATTGGAATTAACTTTCTTCTCAATGTTCATTACGATATTGATCGGCATCCCATTAGGTGTAATAAGTGCGAGCAAGAAGGATAAAATAGCTGACCAATTCGCAAGGGTCATGGCACTTATTGGAGTGGCAATGCCAGCATTCTGGCTGGGGATCATCTTTCTATTATTCTTCTATTTAAAATTAGGCGTGTTACCTGGATCAGGCCGCCTGGATACGGGTTTAGCGCCTCCGGAGACAATCACCGGCATGTATACAATTGACGCCCTTCTTACAGGCAATTGGACAGTATTTAAATCAGCGTTGATCCATTTAGTGCTTCCTGGCATAACCCAGGCTGCTGTCACAATCGGGATGATTACAAGAATGACAAGATCGTCCATGCTCGAAGTATTGAGAAGTGATTATATCAGAACAGCCTTTGCAAAGGGCGGATCAGAGAAAAGAGTACTTTATGGCCATGCTTTAAGAAACGGGATGATGCCGATCATGACGCTGCTTGGGATGACCTTTGGCCATTCCCTCGGAGGAAGTGTCCTCGTAGAGTCGGTATTTTCATGGCCAGGGCTCGGCAAGTATGCAGTCAATGCCATTACTTATCTGGACTTTCCAGCTGTTATGGCCGTGACGATTCTTATCGCCGTTCTGTTCATTATCGTAAACCTTATCATTGATATACTCTATCAAGTTGTCGATCCTCGATTGAATTATGATTAA
- the nikC gene encoding nickel transporter permease: MGRRILQSPLTVLGIFLVAMIIVLAIFAPWIAPKDPLEVNLGQKLLPPSSDHWFGTDEVGRDILSRIIFGTRISLKIGLMVVLISFPIGTILGAIAGYVGGMVDQIIMRLTDIFLSFPGIILSMSIAAALGPSIENVLLALAITWWPWYTRIVRSSVLSIKSSEFIESARAIGANPFRILFKEIIPNAIAPASIQASLDLGFVILAAAGLSFIGLGAQPPSPEWGAMLSSSREILRDAWWAATFPGLAILLTVLGFNLLGDGMRDLLDPKNR; encoded by the coding sequence GTGGGAAGAAGAATTCTACAAAGTCCTTTAACAGTATTAGGGATTTTCCTAGTAGCAATGATCATCGTACTGGCTATATTCGCACCATGGATTGCCCCTAAGGATCCACTGGAGGTAAACCTGGGACAAAAATTGCTGCCGCCTAGCTCGGATCATTGGTTCGGAACTGACGAAGTAGGAAGGGATATATTGAGCCGGATCATTTTTGGCACAAGGATCTCTTTAAAGATTGGACTTATGGTGGTATTAATTTCATTTCCAATCGGGACCATCCTAGGAGCCATCGCTGGCTATGTAGGTGGTATGGTAGACCAGATCATCATGAGGCTGACTGATATTTTCCTCAGCTTTCCAGGGATCATCCTTTCAATGTCGATTGCTGCAGCTCTTGGGCCATCGATTGAAAACGTCCTGCTTGCATTAGCGATCACCTGGTGGCCATGGTATACGAGAATAGTTCGCTCGTCAGTGCTTTCCATTAAAAGCTCAGAGTTCATTGAATCAGCCAGAGCGATCGGCGCAAATCCATTCCGAATTCTATTTAAGGAAATCATTCCTAACGCAATTGCGCCTGCTAGTATTCAGGCTAGCCTCGACCTTGGGTTCGTAATCCTTGCCGCAGCTGGACTGAGCTTTATCGGTTTGGGAGCACAGCCTCCTTCTCCTGAGTGGGGAGCAATGCTTTCCTCGAGCAGGGAAATTCTAAGGGATGCCTGGTGGGCAGCGACCTTCCCAGGTTTGGCGATCCTGCTGACTGTTTTAGGGTTTAACTTATTGGGAGATGGTATGAGAGATTTGCTGGATCCTAAAAATAGGTAA
- a CDS encoding ABC transporter substrate-binding protein: MKRKSILFKVMTMALILLLALTGCNKYNQETTTTPAEGKNEEKTETPAEPQGSGNPDVFNFATNQDIPHLDPHGTAANTSFRVTYMLYDRLVTYDGTDTEVKPQLAEKWDVSDDGLTYTFYLNKEAKFHDGSPVTAEAVKYSFTRAIDIGKSAAGQFKKVISKDSFEIVDDHTIKITLEKPFAPFIKTLGTVFANIVNPKLAENHGDDLGESYLADKGYGSGPYILESWDRGQKMVLKANENYWGEVPKLKTVNIMIVNEPSTARLMLEKGEVDLLDYSMLSPDVMKQMEGTEGIDIITQPGYQIDDIAINMEKKPLDNVKVRQALAHAVNYDSINNDILLGAGKRIGGIIPEGMFGYNPDVKQYDFDLDKAKALLEEAGLGDGFETEILISENNEVRKNIAVMMQSDFKKIGVDLKIKTLAWPTFLETVTSGGHQLALAAWTPDYADPDYNLWYFAHSTSKGPGFNLAFYENSNVDKLLEEGRKTVDEGRREEIYQEIQAIMSEEVPYIFPAQRLVQATQRSWVKGYEINPMNTWYVPFQKMTKE; encoded by the coding sequence ATGAAGAGGAAGAGTATCTTATTTAAAGTGATGACCATGGCGCTGATTCTGTTGCTTGCTTTGACTGGATGTAATAAGTACAACCAGGAGACGACAACAACACCTGCAGAGGGAAAGAATGAAGAAAAGACCGAAACGCCTGCAGAACCACAAGGTTCGGGAAATCCAGATGTCTTCAATTTCGCCACCAACCAGGATATACCGCACCTCGACCCACATGGCACTGCTGCTAACACTTCATTCCGTGTAACCTATATGCTTTATGATCGCCTTGTTACTTACGATGGAACAGATACCGAAGTAAAACCTCAACTTGCAGAAAAATGGGACGTTTCTGATGATGGTTTGACTTACACATTCTACCTGAACAAGGAAGCTAAATTCCATGATGGTAGTCCAGTAACAGCTGAAGCCGTTAAGTATTCATTCACTCGTGCCATTGATATCGGAAAATCTGCTGCTGGACAATTTAAGAAAGTTATTTCAAAGGATAGTTTTGAAATAGTGGATGATCACACAATCAAAATCACTCTTGAGAAACCATTTGCTCCATTCATCAAAACGCTTGGAACTGTCTTTGCCAATATCGTCAATCCGAAGCTTGCTGAAAACCATGGCGATGATTTAGGTGAAAGTTATCTTGCAGATAAGGGATACGGTTCTGGTCCATATATTCTTGAAAGCTGGGATCGCGGCCAGAAGATGGTTTTAAAAGCGAATGAGAATTATTGGGGAGAAGTACCTAAATTAAAAACAGTCAATATTATGATTGTTAACGAGCCTTCAACTGCTAGACTAATGCTTGAAAAAGGGGAAGTAGATTTGCTGGATTACTCTATGCTGTCTCCTGATGTGATGAAGCAGATGGAAGGTACAGAAGGAATCGATATCATTACACAGCCTGGTTACCAGATTGATGATATCGCCATCAACATGGAAAAGAAGCCTCTTGATAATGTAAAGGTTCGCCAGGCATTGGCACACGCAGTAAACTATGACTCTATCAACAATGATATTCTGCTTGGTGCAGGTAAGCGCATCGGCGGAATCATCCCAGAAGGAATGTTTGGCTATAACCCGGATGTAAAGCAATATGACTTTGACCTTGATAAAGCAAAAGCACTTCTTGAGGAAGCAGGGCTTGGTGATGGTTTTGAAACGGAGATCCTGATTTCCGAGAATAATGAGGTACGTAAAAATATTGCAGTCATGATGCAGTCAGACTTCAAAAAGATTGGTGTTGACCTGAAAATCAAGACATTGGCTTGGCCAACCTTCCTGGAAACTGTTACTTCAGGCGGCCATCAGCTAGCATTGGCTGCATGGACACCAGATTACGCAGACCCAGATTACAATCTTTGGTATTTCGCTCATTCTACTAGTAAGGGTCCAGGCTTCAACCTTGCATTCTATGAAAATAGCAATGTCGATAAGCTGCTTGAAGAAGGCCGAAAGACTGTAGACGAAGGAAGACGTGAGGAGATCTACCAGGAAATCCAGGCAATCATGAGTGAAGAGGTTCCGTATATCTTCCCAGCTCAGCGTCTTGTTCAGGCTACTCAAAGATCATGGGTGAAAGGTTACGAAATCAATCCTATGAACACATGGTACGTACCGTTCCAGAAGATGACGAAAGAATAA
- a CDS encoding amidase, with protein sequence MMKQLSDLSILQVADLYRRRELSPVELIGSTFERLKEVDPEQNSFITTKESEAMEEAKEAEAAFLRNEYKHILYGIPYSVKDLYYTKGIRTTCGSRILKDFIPENTSPLVSRLHILGAILIGKTNMLEFAYGIVHPDYGQTNNPWDLTKTAGGSSGGCAASVAAGIGLFSLGSDTGGSIRIPASYCGIAGLKPTYGLLSLEGIFPLSPTLDHAGPMARSSEDILVVMDALVPGFLSAKLPNNQKKGIGILPPEKISDVNEEVASIYKEALEQVKKLGWTVQEIELKYFDITEEVVMNVLLPEAALIHEKWLSRKDEYAPLTYKQIEAGLTHRSLDYLKAKKELVNAREDVDRVLRDVDFLLMPTVPYPAPDEDPALEEDNEMKFTGLFNISGHPAMTIHAGFTKSKLPVGLQLVGRRFGDKEMIEAAINLEQMLSQSMKGKQMNV encoded by the coding sequence ATGATGAAACAGTTGTCTGATTTGTCCATTTTGCAAGTGGCTGATTTATACAGGCGTAGAGAACTCTCACCAGTTGAATTGATCGGAAGCACTTTTGAAAGGCTTAAAGAAGTTGACCCAGAACAGAACAGCTTTATTACGACAAAGGAATCAGAAGCCATGGAAGAAGCGAAAGAGGCTGAGGCAGCATTTTTAAGAAATGAATACAAGCATATTTTATATGGCATTCCCTATAGTGTGAAAGATCTTTATTATACAAAAGGAATCAGGACGACGTGCGGTTCCAGGATTTTGAAGGATTTTATTCCTGAAAACACTTCCCCATTGGTATCAAGGTTGCACATTTTAGGTGCTATTCTCATTGGCAAGACGAATATGCTTGAGTTCGCTTATGGGATTGTTCATCCGGATTATGGCCAGACAAACAACCCTTGGGATCTGACAAAGACTGCTGGAGGATCAAGCGGTGGATGTGCTGCATCGGTGGCAGCCGGGATAGGATTATTTTCTTTGGGATCAGATACAGGAGGATCAATAAGGATTCCCGCTTCTTATTGTGGAATCGCAGGGCTTAAACCGACATACGGTTTACTTTCTCTCGAAGGAATATTTCCTTTATCGCCCACACTTGATCATGCAGGCCCCATGGCAAGAAGTTCTGAAGATATATTGGTGGTAATGGATGCACTTGTGCCAGGCTTTCTCTCTGCAAAACTACCAAACAATCAAAAAAAGGGCATTGGAATTCTTCCACCTGAAAAAATCTCAGATGTTAACGAAGAGGTAGCAAGTATTTATAAAGAGGCATTGGAACAGGTAAAGAAACTGGGATGGACTGTACAGGAAATCGAGTTGAAGTATTTTGATATTACCGAAGAAGTCGTTATGAATGTGCTTTTACCTGAAGCGGCTCTCATTCATGAAAAATGGCTTTCCAGGAAAGATGAATATGCTCCTTTAACATATAAACAGATTGAAGCCGGTTTGACTCATCGTTCCCTTGATTACTTGAAAGCGAAAAAGGAATTAGTGAATGCGAGAGAGGATGTTGACAGAGTGTTGAGAGACGTGGATTTTTTGCTCATGCCTACTGTTCCCTATCCAGCTCCTGATGAGGACCCAGCCCTTGAGGAAGACAACGAAATGAAATTTACCGGGTTATTCAATATTTCCGGTCATCCAGCTATGACGATTCATGCAGGGTTTACAAAAAGCAAGCTTCCGGTTGGACTGCAGCTTGTCGGAAGACGTTTTGGGGACAAAGAAATGATTGAAGCAGCCATTAATTTAGAGCAAATGCTATCTCAATCAATGAAAGGAAAACAGATGAATGTCTGA
- a CDS encoding M20 family metallopeptidase, translating to MSEILNYLKEHSNQITDTLLRLTKAESPSHTKALVDNCGKVLRGEYERLVGDSVEVFEKTEVGNQYKFTYGTGGEEGQILVIGHMDTVWDEGALPIRHEGNLLYGPGVFDMKGGLTITLWALRALKETGAQLNRKITFLVTTDEEVGSTHSKEIILAEAEKSSVVFVPESSIGPDGAVKTERKGAAQFLMKIEGIAGHAGINAWDGASAIEELAHQILDLKKLANRDEGISVNVGVVNGGTRGNVIAKEAVAEIDVRITKKAQAEEISEAILNRPVFIKGTKVEVLGEIDRYPLERTEEVIHLYEDLKEIASAHGYVLNEGSSGGASDGNFTSGIGIPTIDGLGPLGDGAHTEQEHVDLSNLPYRAALMAEIIHRYANK from the coding sequence ATGTCTGAAATTTTAAATTATCTTAAAGAGCACAGTAACCAAATCACTGACACTTTGCTTAGGTTGACAAAGGCTGAATCTCCTTCCCATACGAAAGCATTGGTGGATAATTGCGGTAAGGTGCTCAGAGGGGAATACGAAAGATTAGTAGGCGATTCCGTTGAAGTGTTTGAAAAAACGGAAGTTGGCAATCAATATAAATTTACATACGGAACGGGGGGCGAGGAAGGGCAGATTTTAGTGATTGGCCACATGGATACAGTATGGGATGAAGGTGCACTGCCTATAAGGCATGAAGGAAACCTTCTATATGGCCCGGGGGTCTTTGATATGAAAGGCGGCCTCACGATCACACTTTGGGCATTAAGGGCATTGAAGGAAACTGGTGCTCAGCTTAACAGGAAAATCACCTTCCTGGTAACAACAGATGAGGAAGTAGGAAGTACCCATTCGAAGGAAATCATTCTAGCAGAAGCAGAAAAAAGCTCCGTCGTATTTGTTCCGGAATCTAGTATCGGACCTGATGGGGCAGTAAAAACCGAAAGAAAAGGAGCTGCTCAGTTCCTAATGAAAATTGAAGGAATAGCCGGGCATGCAGGAATCAATGCGTGGGATGGTGCAAGTGCAATAGAAGAGCTGGCTCATCAAATACTGGATTTGAAGAAACTAGCAAACCGCGATGAAGGAATTTCGGTAAATGTCGGTGTCGTGAATGGCGGAACCCGAGGGAATGTCATTGCTAAGGAAGCAGTAGCAGAAATTGATGTTCGTATCACCAAAAAGGCGCAGGCAGAAGAGATTTCAGAAGCAATCTTGAACAGACCTGTTTTCATAAAAGGAACAAAGGTCGAAGTGCTTGGGGAGATCGATCGATATCCTCTTGAACGGACGGAGGAAGTCATTCATTTATATGAGGATCTTAAAGAGATCGCTTCTGCACACGGATACGTATTGAATGAAGGATCTTCAGGGGGCGCAAGCGACGGCAACTTCACCTCAGGGATTGGCATTCCGACTATCGATGGGCTGGGTCCGCTTGGTGATGGAGCTCATACCGAGCAAGAACATGTCGATTTATCAAATCTCCCATACAGGGCGGCACTGATGGCTGAGATTATCCACAGATATGCAAATAAGTAA
- a CDS encoding creatininase family protein, which translates to MYMMDLTASKFKEIRKSVDTVLLPIGMIEMHGPHCSLGTDVWIPREFVRRLDQRIGDRILMAPEVAYGHSWGLAPFEGTIDISAEAFSQYVFEIGKEFRRNGFEQIVLFNGHGGNIPSLTTVAEKLADIGMKVLTINWWADYREQILEITKEPGHGGEDETSLILAIDEKLADPNLAGDHQGNMNPKIKFEKSGLKLFKDGYVGNAGAATAEKGERLYEMMLELVLSDIEDLWRVAYESVN; encoded by the coding sequence ATGTACATGATGGATTTAACAGCTTCTAAATTTAAAGAGATAAGAAAGTCTGTAGACACTGTATTACTGCCCATTGGGATGATTGAAATGCATGGGCCGCATTGTTCGCTTGGAACGGATGTATGGATACCACGGGAATTTGTCCGACGGCTGGACCAGAGGATTGGAGATCGTATATTGATGGCACCTGAAGTTGCTTACGGTCATTCTTGGGGTCTTGCTCCATTTGAAGGAACGATTGATATATCTGCAGAAGCTTTTTCTCAATATGTTTTTGAAATCGGAAAGGAGTTCCGCCGGAATGGTTTTGAACAAATAGTATTGTTCAACGGACATGGAGGAAATATCCCGAGTTTGACTACCGTAGCCGAAAAACTTGCTGACATTGGAATGAAGGTATTAACCATTAATTGGTGGGCGGATTACCGTGAACAAATTCTAGAGATCACCAAAGAACCTGGCCACGGAGGGGAAGACGAGACATCATTGATTCTGGCCATTGATGAGAAGCTTGCTGATCCTAATCTTGCTGGTGACCACCAGGGAAATATGAATCCAAAGATCAAGTTTGAGAAATCTGGCCTGAAATTATTTAAAGATGGCTATGTAGGCAATGCTGGCGCCGCGACAGCGGAAAAAGGCGAAAGACTATATGAAATGATGCTGGAACTAGTTTTATCCGATATTGAAGATCTATGGAGGGTGGCATATGAATCAGTCAATTAA
- a CDS encoding GNAT family N-acetyltransferase, translating into MIELKHFTEEDIPQLISWIDTPEFLVQWSGTGFSFPLTDQQLIKYLKEANKEDSKVHAFKVIHLESSKVIGHISLGSINFHNRNARMCRVLIGDGDMKGKGLAPFIVNKLLNIAFEQFGLHKVSLAVYDFNTPALKLYQKMGFHTEGLIREASRIGDDYWNYYEMSILSREWRSLLNNIGRENLG; encoded by the coding sequence ATGATCGAATTAAAACACTTTACAGAAGAGGACATTCCTCAACTTATAAGCTGGATAGATACTCCTGAGTTTTTGGTTCAGTGGAGCGGGACAGGATTTTCCTTTCCGCTGACTGACCAACAGCTTATTAAGTATTTGAAGGAAGCAAATAAAGAAGATTCAAAGGTTCATGCTTTTAAGGTGATTCATCTTGAATCATCGAAGGTAATAGGGCATATTTCCCTTGGTTCAATCAATTTTCATAACCGGAATGCGAGAATGTGCCGAGTCTTAATTGGTGATGGGGATATGAAAGGCAAGGGTCTAGCTCCTTTTATAGTCAATAAGCTTTTAAATATAGCATTTGAACAATTTGGTCTGCATAAGGTGAGTCTTGCTGTATATGACTTCAATACACCAGCTCTTAAACTCTATCAGAAAATGGGTTTTCATACGGAGGGTTTGATTAGAGAAGCATCCAGGATCGGTGACGATTACTGGAATTATTATGAGATGAGTATTTTAAGTCGAGAGTGGCGTTCATTATTAAATAATATTGGGAGGGAGAACCTTGGATAA
- a CDS encoding M28 family peptidase yields MDNLTVTEKEIISHISANQLMDYNKEIAKEVRLSGSEEELRAFKYVQKTLESFGIETELSFHDAYISLPGKASLKAGDTELACITHSMAPSTKERGIIGEAVYIGDYSGEKLSLCKGKVSVVEGIASPEVIAKLSDTGTLAAIFINGPYTHEMIVSTVWGSPTSENISQMPKIPVVSINDDTGEILKQFIQEGKGQVELHTEVETKWTEIPTLTANIYGKDEPENFVLFSGHIDSWHFGAMDNGSANATMLEVARVLSKYKGHLKRSIRIAFWSGHSHGRYAGSQAYCDRHWEEIHENCVMHFYIDSVGGKGATILNESNCMSETKDIAALYVKKISGQDYIGSRYGKYADQSFWGAGVPSLFMGMSEQPLSNDPMSKKVFQVFAGKEAGGFGWWWHTVEDTIDKIDPANLKRDCEIYALSIYKVLTDPILPINQLAAVKEIKHTIIEYQTAAGDKIDLKMTMERLNKLEKVLANVHSDLSSSDLSVEKQKEINKLMMAISRNLVPINYVRTDIFEHDAAIGLPPIPALSPINLIAAVEKGTHDYYLLRTSINRQLNKVNYLLKNAIEQAIKLSTTLNEKRSGNYVSN; encoded by the coding sequence TTGGATAATTTGACGGTGACGGAAAAAGAAATCATATCCCATATAAGTGCGAATCAACTAATGGACTATAACAAGGAAATCGCCAAAGAGGTAAGGCTGTCGGGATCTGAAGAAGAGCTCCGTGCATTCAAATATGTTCAAAAGACTTTGGAAAGCTTTGGGATAGAAACTGAACTTTCTTTTCACGATGCTTATATTTCTCTGCCGGGTAAAGCGAGCTTAAAGGCAGGTGATACCGAATTGGCTTGTATCACTCACTCAATGGCACCTTCTACTAAAGAGCGAGGAATAATTGGAGAAGCTGTATATATTGGTGACTATTCAGGTGAAAAGCTTTCTCTTTGTAAGGGGAAAGTTTCTGTAGTAGAAGGAATTGCAAGTCCAGAAGTTATAGCAAAGCTTAGTGATACCGGAACCCTCGCTGCTATTTTCATCAATGGACCTTACACTCACGAAATGATTGTTTCTACTGTTTGGGGCAGTCCAACTTCTGAAAATATTTCTCAAATGCCAAAGATTCCTGTTGTATCAATAAATGATGATACAGGGGAAATCCTTAAACAGTTCATTCAGGAAGGAAAGGGCCAGGTAGAATTACATACCGAGGTTGAAACGAAATGGACCGAAATTCCCACGTTAACGGCTAACATTTATGGGAAAGACGAGCCAGAGAATTTTGTTTTATTCAGTGGCCATATTGACTCGTGGCATTTTGGAGCTATGGATAACGGCTCGGCGAATGCGACCATGTTAGAAGTGGCAAGAGTGCTTTCAAAATATAAAGGACATTTGAAGCGATCGATCCGTATTGCTTTTTGGTCTGGACATTCGCATGGAAGGTATGCAGGGTCACAGGCCTACTGTGATCGTCATTGGGAAGAAATCCACGAGAATTGCGTCATGCATTTTTATATAGATTCTGTAGGGGGCAAGGGAGCTACCATCCTGAACGAAAGTAATTGCATGAGTGAAACGAAGGATATAGCGGCTCTCTATGTGAAGAAGATTTCCGGTCAAGATTACATTGGAAGCAGGTATGGAAAATACGCCGACCAATCTTTCTGGGGAGCGGGAGTCCCTTCATTGTTTATGGGAATGTCGGAACAACCGTTATCCAATGACCCAATGTCCAAGAAAGTTTTTCAAGTTTTCGCAGGGAAAGAGGCAGGGGGATTTGGCTGGTGGTGGCATACCGTAGAAGACACAATCGATAAAATTGATCCAGCTAATTTAAAACGTGATTGTGAAATCTATGCCCTCTCCATCTATAAAGTCTTAACCGATCCAATACTGCCTATTAACCAGCTGGCAGCAGTAAAAGAGATCAAACACACAATAATAGAGTATCAAACAGCAGCTGGTGATAAAATCGATTTGAAAATGACGATGGAACGATTAAATAAACTTGAAAAAGTCCTTGCGAATGTACACTCTGATTTATCTTCATCGGATTTGTCGGTTGAAAAACAGAAAGAAATAAATAAGCTAATGATGGCGATCTCGCGCAATCTTGTTCCCATTAATTATGTAAGAACTGATATATTCGAGCACGATGCGGCGATTGGTTTACCTCCTATTCCTGCGCTTTCCCCGATAAATTTAATTGCTGCAGTGGAGAAGGGAACACATGACTATTATTTGCTGAGGACTTCTATAAACAGACAGCTTAATAAAGTGAATTATTTACTCAAAAATGCAATAGAACAAGCTATAAAATTATCAACCACATTAAATGAAAAAAGGAGTGGGAATTATGTCAGCAATTAA
- a CDS encoding SDR family oxidoreductase has protein sequence MSAIKNKVVIITGASSGIGRATAVKLANEGAQIVLAARREDRLQQLAEELQSLGVSAVYKATDVTSLEQVQNLADFTLEQFGQIDVLFNNAGIMPLSYMKNNRVEEWNQMIDVNIKGVLHGVSAVLPHMLERNSGHIITTSSVAGHGIFPSGTVYCATKFAARVIMEGLNKELTKSNIRTTTISPGVVDTELPNLIVDPEVKPIFENPDLPSIRSEDIANAVHYALSQPASVAVNEIIIRPTNQG, from the coding sequence ATGTCAGCAATTAAAAATAAGGTCGTGATCATTACAGGGGCAAGCAGCGGGATTGGCCGTGCAACAGCTGTTAAATTGGCAAATGAAGGGGCGCAAATTGTTCTTGCTGCTAGAAGAGAAGACCGGTTGCAGCAGCTTGCAGAGGAGCTGCAATCACTTGGCGTTTCAGCTGTATATAAAGCAACCGATGTCACTTCATTGGAGCAGGTGCAAAATCTAGCGGATTTCACATTGGAACAGTTCGGCCAAATCGATGTGCTTTTCAATAATGCCGGAATCATGCCACTTTCCTATATGAAGAATAATAGAGTGGAAGAATGGAATCAAATGATAGACGTTAACATTAAAGGAGTTTTACATGGGGTAAGTGCAGTCCTTCCACACATGCTTGAAAGAAACAGTGGACACATCATCACGACTTCTTCTGTAGCAGGACATGGAATCTTCCCATCAGGGACAGTTTATTGTGCCACGAAATTTGCAGCCAGGGTGATCATGGAAGGATTGAATAAAGAATTGACCAAATCGAATATCAGGACTACCACGATTTCCCCTGGAGTTGTAGATACAGAGCTGCCAAATTTAATTGTTGATCCAGAAGTGAAGCCTATATTTGAGAATCCGGACCTTCCTTCTATACGAAGTGAAGATATTGCGAATGCAGTTCATTACGCACTATCTCAGCCTGCATCCGTTGCTGTGAACGAAATTATCATTAGGCCAACGAATCAGGGGTAA